A portion of the Drosophila innubila isolate TH190305 chromosome 3L unlocalized genomic scaffold, UK_Dinn_1.0 0_D_3L, whole genome shotgun sequence genome contains these proteins:
- the LOC117787783 gene encoding vesicle-associated membrane protein 2 isoform X2: MADAAAAGDAPPTDGPPAGEGGDGEIVGGPRNPQQIAAQKRLQQTQAQVDEVVDIMRTNVEKVLERDAKLSELDDRADALQQGASQFEQQAGKLKRKFWLQNLKMMIIMGVIGLVIVGIIAKPFMSDDAGDTPSPALQQVHAPASAPASAPVSVTAPASAPQQQQQQPPPLPPSQHTNQIKSEPPTTLEKTPLAEKLTDDPPSPKDDVATGQ, translated from the exons AT GGCGGATGCTGCAGCAGCTGGCGATGCACCACCAACCGATGGCCCACCAGCCGGCGAGGGTGGCGATGGTGAGATTGTGGGCGGACCACGCAATCCGCAACAAATTGCGGCACAAAAGCGCTTGCAACAGACGCAGGCCCAAGTCGATGAG GTTGTTGACATTATGCGCACGAATGTCGAGAAGGTTCTGGAGCGAGATGCTAAACTCTCCGAGCTGGACGATCGTGCAGATGCCTTGCAACAGGGTGCCTCGCAGTTTGAACAGCAGGCGGGAAAACTAAAACGAAAATTCTGGTTGCAGAACTTGAAG ATGATGATCATAATGGGCGTCATTGGACTGGTCATTGTTGGCATTATAGCAA AACCTTTCATGTCGGATGATGCTGGTGATACTCCATCTCCTGCTTTGCAGCAGGTTCATGCACCTGCATCCGCACCTGCATCTGCACCAGTATCAGTAACAGCACCAGCATcagcaccacaacaacaacaacaacaaccaccaccacTACCACCATCACAAcacacaaatcaaatcaaatccgAACCACCAACGACACTCGAGAAAACTCCATTGGCTGAGAAATTGACCGATGACCCACCGAGTCCCAAGGATGACGTGGCGACAGGACAATAA
- the LOC117786789 gene encoding coatomer subunit alpha — protein MLTNFESKSARVKGLSFHPKRPWILTSLHSGVIQLWDYRMHTLLEKFDEHDGPVRSVAFHQQMPLFVSGGDDYKIKVWNYKQRRCIFTLLAHLDYVRTVAFHHEYPWILSASDDQTIRIWNWQSRNCICVLTGHNHYVMCAQFHPTEDQIVSASLDQTVRVWDISGLRKKNVAPGPGGLDEHLKGHPGATDLFGQADAVVKHVLEGHDRGVNWASFHPTLPLIVSGADDRLVKLWRMNEYKAWEVDTCRGHYNNVSCVLFHPRQDLIISNGEDRSIRVWDMTKRQCLFTFRRDNERFWIMAAHPTLNLFAAGHDGGMVVFKLERERPAYAVHGNMLYYVKDRFLRKLDFTTTKDTVVMQLRPGKSPVYSMSYNPALNAVLICTRTNNLENSTYDLCQIPKDSESERQNESDSKRSSGITAIWVARNRFAVLDRNQQLVVKNFKNEVTKKIPTFCEEIFYAGTGMLLIRDPEYVTLYEVQRLVSVGSIKLAKCRYVVWSPDMSLVALLCKHSVTICDRRLQYLCTVQENCRVKSGAWDESGVFIYTTSNHIKYAITNGDHGIIRTLDLPIYLTRVKGNQVFCLDRECRTRVLHIDPTEYKFKLALIQRKYDEVLHMVRNARLVGQSIIAYLQQKGYPEVALHFVKDEKTRFGLALECGNIEIALQAAKALDDKDCWDRLGQAALLQGNHQVVEMCYQRTKNFDKLSFLYLITGNLEKLKKMNKIAEIRKDISAQYQGALLLGDVKERVSILKNCGQLSLAYLTAATHGLDELTESLGASITAEGSALPEINPQAQLLQPPVPIQQLETNWPLLSVSKGFFEGAMVTRAGSSATARQALNINADAALLDEHNGGGDGWGADADLGLGEDDDGDEEMHDALSNDEGQEEAGGGGGWDVGDDDLVVPIELASKIKASALDSNYYAAPNKGQSPAQHWANNSQLVLDHVKAGAFESAFRLLSDQLGVINFKPFKTLFLQNYACARTSYTANPNLQSLCGYPLRNSGETNAKLQRPAMGIKLNELVSRLQAGYQMTTTGKFSEAIEKFHSILISIPLLVVDTKLDTARGRSMQMLRIWRRCAGMRKFKLEEAQKHQLQMAIRSTSSAHRGKPEVTCPFCGSAYDPQYKGHLCTVCEVSQIGKESIGLRISTLQFR, from the exons atgttgaccAATTTCGAGTCCAAGTCGGCCCGAGTGAAGGGTCTTTCGTTTCACCCGAAACGTCCCTGGATTCTGACCAGTTTGCACAGTGGAGTGATCCAGTTGTGGGACTACCGCATGCACACGCTGCTGGAGAAGTTCGATGAGCACGATGGTCCAGTGCGTAGTGTCGCTTTTCACCAACAGATGCCGCTGTTTGTGTCCGGCGGTGACGATTACAAGATTAAGGTGTGGAACTATAAACAGAGAAGATGTATTTTCACTTTGCTGGCGCATTTGGATTATGTGCGCACCGTGGCATTCCATCACGAGTATCCCTGGATTCTGAGTGCCTCCGATGATCAGACCATACGCATCTGGAACTGGCAATCGCGTAACTGCATCTGTGTGCTGACGGGACATAATCATTATGTGATGTGTGCCCAGTTCCATCCCACAGAGGATCAGATTGTGTCCGCCTCCTTGGATCAAACGGTGCGCGTTTGGGACATTTCGGGTCTGCGCAAGAAGAATGTTGCGCCTGGACCCGGTGGACTGGATGAGCATCTAAAGGGCCATCCCGGTGCCACGGATCTGTTTGGCCAGGCCGATGCGGTGGTCAAGCATGTGCTCGAGGGTCACGATCGTGGCGTCAACTGGGCCAGCTTCCATCCCACGCTGCCGCTGATTGTCTCCGGCGCGGATGATCGCCTGGTCAAGCTGTGGCGCATGAATGAGTACAAGGCCTGGGAGGTGGACACGTGTCGTGGCCACTACAACAATGTGTCCTGCGTGCTGTTCCATCCACGCCAGGATCTGATCATTTCCAACGGCGAGGATCGCAGCATACGCGTCTGGGACATGACCAAGCGTCAGTGTCTCTTCACCTTCCGGCGGGACAACGAACGCTTCTGGATTATGGCAGCGCATCCCACACTGAATCTGTTTGCAGCCGGTCACGATGGCG GCATGGTGGTCTTCAAGCTGGAGCGCGAGCGTCCGGCGTATGCTGTGCACGGCAACATGCTGTACTATGTGAAGGATCGCTTTCTGCGCAAACTGGACTTTACCACCACCAAGGATACGGTGGTGATGCAGCTGCGTCCGGGCAAGTCGCCCGTCTACAGCATGTCTTATAATCCTGCTCTAAACGCAGTGCTCATCTGCACACGCACCAACAATCTGGAGAACAGCACCTACGATCTCTGCCAGATCCCCAAGGATAGCGAGAGCGAGCGACAAAATGAATCCGATAGCAAACGGAGTTCGGGCATTACGGCCATTTGGGTGGCAAGGAATCGTTTTGCGGTGCTGGACAGGAATCAGCAGCTGGTGGTGAAGAACTTTAAGAACGAGGTGACCAAGAAGATACCCACATTCTGTGAGGAGATCTTCTATGCCGGCACAGGCATGCTGCTCATCCGTGACCCCGAATATGTGACTCTGTACGAGGTGCAGCGTCTGGTTTCCGTGGGCAGCATCAAGTTGGCCAAGTGCCGCTATGTGGTCTGGTCACCGGACATGTCGCTGGTGGCGCTGCTCTGCAAGCACTCGGTGACCATCTGTGACCGGAGATTGCAATACCTGTGCACAGTGCAGGAGAACTGTCGCGTCAAGTCGGGCGCCTGGGATGAGTCCGGAGTGTTCATCTACACCACGAGCAATCACATCAAGTATGCCATTACCAATGGGGATCACGGCATCATACGCACCTTGGATCTGCCCATCTATCTGACCAGGGTCAAGGGCAACCAGGTGTTCTGCCTGGATCGCGAGTGTCGCACCCGTGTCCTGCACATTGATCCCACGGAGTACAAGTTCAAGCTGGCGCTCATTCAACGCAAATACGACGAAGTGCTGCACATGGTGAGGAATGCTCGTCTCGTGGGCCAGAGCATCATTGCGTATCTGCAGCAGAAGGGTTATCCGGAGGTGGCCCTGCACTTTGTCAAGGATGAGAAGACGCGATTTGGCCTCGCCTTGGAGTGCGGCAACATTGAGATTGCTCTGCAGGCAGCCAAGGCGCTGGATGACAAGGATTGCTGGGATCGTCTGGGTCAGGCTGCTTTGCTCCAGGGCAATCATCAGGTTGTGGAAATGTGCTATCAGCGCACCAAGAACTTTGACAAGCTGAGCTTCCTCTATCTGATCACTGGCAATCTGGAGAAGCTCAAGAAGATGAATAAGATTGCCGAGATTCGCAAGGACATCTCGGCACAGTATCAGGGCGCCCTGCTCCTGGGCGATGTCAAGGAACGCGTAAGCATTCTCAAGAATTGTGGACAGCTATCGTTGGCGTATCTCACTGCAGCCACCCATGGTCTGGATGAGCTAACGGAGTCACTGGGCGCCAGCATCACCGCTGAGGGCAGCGCTCTGCCGGAGATCAATCCGCAGGCTCAGCTGCTGCAGCCGCCGGTGCCCATACAGCAGCTGGAGACCAACTGGCCACTCCTCTCCGTGTCCAAGGGCTTCTTCGAGGGCGCCATGGTGACCCGGGCCGGCAGCAGTGCCACAGCTCGCCAGGCACTCAACATTAATGCGGATGCAGCGTTGCTGGACGAGCACAATGGCGGTGGTGATGGCTGGGGAGCTGATGCAGATCTGGGATTGGGCGAGGATGATGATGGCGATGAGGAGATGCATGATGCGCTGAGCAACGATGAGGGGCAGGAGGAGGCGGGCGGCGGTGGTGGCTGGGATGTGGGTGACGATGATCTGGTGGTGCCCATCGAGCTGGCATCCAAGATCAAAGCATCAGCACTGGACAGCAACTACTATGCGGCGCCCAACAAGGGACAATCTCCAGCCCAGCATTGGGCCAACAACTCCCAACTGGTGCTGGATCATGTCAAGGCTGGCGCCTTTGAGAGCGCCTTCCGACTGCTCAGCGATCAGCTGGGCGTGATTAACTTTAAGCCCTTCAAGACACTGTTCCTGCAGAATTACGCCTGTGCCCGCACCAGCTACACGGCCAATCCCAATCTGCAATCCCTCTGCGGTTATCCACTGCGCAACAGCGGCGAGACAAATGCCAAGCTGCAACGTCCAGCGATGGGCATTAAGCTAAACGAACTGGTGTCCCGCCTCCAAGCTGGTTACCAGATGACCACAACGGGCAAATTCAGCGAAGCCATCGAGAAATTCCACTCCATACTGATTAGTATTCCACTGCTCGTGGTGGACACCAAACTGGACACGGCCAGAGGCCGCAGCATGCAAATGCTGCGAAT CTGGAGACGCTGCGCGGGCATGCGCAAATTCAAGCTGGAGGAAGCCCAGAAGCATCAGCTGCAGATGGCAATCCGTTCAACATCTTCAGCCCATCGTGGCAAACCGGAGGTGACCTGTCCCTTCTGTGGCTCCGCCTACGATCCCCAATACAAGGGACATCTCTGCACCGTGTGCGAGGTCAGTCAGATTGGCAAGGAATCCATTGGACTGCGCATTTCCACACTGCAATTCCGTTAA
- the LOC117788425 gene encoding transmembrane protein 60 — MTLAHRALFTWFIVLVFLILLCLRLDPRTTWNWFVTFTPLWFFDCILIIYVLIKFIRKWRNLNRLTDLLFLYKWNIGGVLLTITSQVMICMTLEYPQQIPIYVTMAPLVLLLCTAIVYVGGKLRQREGWLK, encoded by the coding sequence atGACGCTGGCACATCGTGCGCTATTCACGTGGTTTATAGTGCTGGTGTTTCTGATACTACTCTGCCTGAGGCTGGATCCTCGCACCACCTGGAACTGGTTTGTCACCTTCACGCCGCTTTGGTTCTTCGACTGCATCCTAATCATCTATGTGCTCATCAAGTTTATACGAAAGTGGCGCAATCTCAATCGTCTGACGGATCTGCTGTTTCTTTACAAGTGGAACATTGGCGGTGTGCTGCTAACGATAACATCCCAAGTGATGATCTGCATGACACTGGAGTATCCACAACAGATTCCCATCTATGTGACCATGGCGCCTCTAGTGCTGCTCCTCTGCACGGCCATTGTTTATGTTGGCGGAAAACTGAGACAGCGCGAGGGTTGgttgaaataa
- the LOC117787780 gene encoding methyltransferase-like protein isoform X2, whose translation MSETSQALDDAGDNEKRPQFGTRLLKDDADVFKHNAWDHVEWDTEQEQAAQAAVEKNSTLKMSDDQRERFQTDAPKFWDSFYGIHDNRFFKDRHWLFTEFPELAPLQANEQSQPRSIFELGCGVGNTILPILQYSTETQLRIYGCDFSERAIEILRNQQQFDAKRCEVFVMDATQEQWQVPFEENSQDIIVMIFVLSAIEPAKMQQVLENCYRYLKPGGLLVFRDYGRYDLAQLRFKSGKCLEDNFYVRGDGTMVYFFTEQELRDMFQKAGLQEEQLIVDRRLQVNRGRCLKMYRVWIQTKFRKPL comes from the exons ATGAGCGAAACGAGCCAGGCTTTAGATGATGCTGGTGACAATGAGAAGCGCCCTCAGTTCGGCACACGTTTACTCAAGGATGACGCCGACGTTTTTAAGCACAACGCTTG GGACCACGTGGAATGGGATACGGAGCAGGAGCAGGCGGCACAAGCAGCTGTTGAAAAGAATTCGACGCTGAAAATGAGCGACGATCAGCGGGAACGTTTCCAAACGGATGCGCCCAAGTTCTGGGATTCGTTTTATGGCATACACGACAACCGATTCTTCAAGGATCGCCACTGGCTGTTCACAGAGTTCCCCGAGCTAGCACCCCTGCAAGCCAACGAACAGTCACAGCCCCGGAGCATATTCGAATTGGGCTGCGGCGTTGGTAATACCATACTGCCCATACTTCAGTACAGCACAGAGACGCAGCTGCGGATCTATGGATGTGACTTCTCAGAGCGAGCAATTGAAATCCTGCGCAATCAGCAACAGTTCGATGCCAAACGCTGTGAGGTGTTTGTAATGGATGCCACACAGGAGCAGTGGCAGGTGCCCTTTGAGGAGAACTCCCAGGACATCATTGTGATGATCTTTGTGCTGTCGGCCATTGAGCCCGCCAAGATGCAGCAGGTGTTGGAGAACTGCTATCGTTATCTGAAGCCAGGTGGTCTTCTGGTCTTTAGGGACTACGGTCGCTATGACCTGGCGCAGTTGCGCTTCAAGAGCGGCAAGTGCCTGGAGGATAATTTCTACGTTCGTGGCGATGGCACCATGGTTTACTTCTTCACCGAGCAGGAGCTGCGGGACATGTTCCAGAAGGCGGGCTTGCAGGAGGAGCAGCTAATTGTGGATCGACGATTACAGGTCAATCGTGGACGATGTCTTAAAATGTACCGTGTATGGATACAGACGAAATTCCGTAAACCTCTTTAA
- the LOC117788424 gene encoding uncharacterized protein LOC117788424, with protein MSLVAYAASSDEESDNEEESAGTQVELLKPTSKTNENKVNLKTEATNGHISDEDDDYIPREVSLQELKPSSGRLTLSLPKPKVAATPMSVEDEEEAVEQADDQVTQAFAKLPMPRQVATARAFIEEVDDEFLHKKAGSEALEKPPPPPAAVKTKVKISIPSLREFADVDKEQAEKQQQGRQAQVKPVKGSGLLSMLPQAKSERVFTKRSDPVPVKSADVSLPAASGPKVTAKPAFVPDTVKLRRAAHNTEGIDRINVQPGKQTEKKRQATATLVSVSDSEEDEDEDSAGDFFSLNSEQQLPEVSSNEINALVAKRAAKMVEASNKFLAEQSERAAAEAEAAEQQTEELRQAQKRYQEQQLNAEAMDALVGKNAKRRRKEAKEMQVIDISGTQVMPDRDEWMRTALASATTFQPTGVLTDEEHAPGTRRKHQITYLAHKAKANEAELQAMWSANRQTRRDTQNKYGF; from the coding sequence ATGTCTCTTGTTGCATACGCTGCGAGCAGCGACGAGGAGTCCGACAATGAAGAAGAATCCGCCGGCACACAAGTGGAACTGCTAAAACCGACGtccaaaacaaatgaaaacaaagtgAATCTGAAAACAGAAGCAACAAATGGACATATAAGCGATGAGGACGACGATTATATACCACGTGAAGTGTCATTGCAGGAGCTGAAGCCATCATCTGGTCGTTTAACACTGTCGCTGCCCAAACCAAAAGTAGCCGCCACTCCAATGTCTGTGGAGGATGAGGAGGAAGCTGTGGAGCAAGCGGATGACCAGGTGACACAAGCGTTTGCCAAGTTGCCCATGCCACGACAGGTAGCAACAGCTAGAGCCTTCATAGAGGAAGTGGACGATGAGTTTCTGCACAAAAAAGCAGGTAGCGAAGCACTGGAAAAACCTCCTCCTCCGCCAGCTGCTGTTAAAACCAAGGTGAAAATTAGCATACCATCGCTAAGGGAATTCGCTGATGTGGATAAGGAGCAGgcagagaaacaacaacaaggcagGCAAGCGCAGGTCAAGCCCGTTAAGGGTTCCGGACTGTTGAGCATGTTGCCCCAAGCAAAATCAGAACGAGTTTTCACCAAGAGATCCGATCCCGTGCCCGTCAAGTCGGCAGACGTGAGCTTGCCAGCTGCCAGTGGTCCTAAGGTGACTGCCAAGCCAGCCTTTGTGCCGGATACGGTAAAGCTGCGACGAGCAGCGCACAATACAGAAGGAATCGACAGGATCAACGTGCAGCCGGGTAAACAGACTGAAAAGAAGCGCCAAGCGACAGCAACGCTGGTTAGTGTGAGTGACAGCGAGGAGGACGAGGATGAGGACAGTGCCGGTGACTTCTTCTCGCTGAACAgcgagcagcagctgccggaGGTGAGCAGCAACGAGATAAACGCCTTGGTGGCCAAACGTGCTGCCAAAATGGTTGAAGCCAGCAACAAGTTCCTGGCAGAGCAGTCAGAACGTGCAGCAGCCGAGGCGGAGGCAGCTGAACAGCAAACGGAGGAGCTGCGTCAGGCACAGAAGCGCTACCAAGAGCAACAACTGAATGCGGAGGCCATGGATGCACTCGTAGGCAAGAACGCCAAACGACGACGCAAGGAGGCCAAGGAGATGCAAGTTATAGATATATCGGGCACACAAGTAATGCCCGATCGCGATGAATGGATGCGCACGGCGTTGGCATCGGCTACGACCTTCCAGCCCACTGGCGTGCTTACGGATGAGGAGCACGCACCCGGCACAAGAAGGAAACATCAAATCACGTATCTGGCACACAAGGCCAAGGCCAACGAGGCGGAGTTGCAGGCCATGTGGTCGGCAAACCGGCAAACCCGTCGCGACACTCAAAACAAATACGGATTTTGA
- the LOC117787783 gene encoding vesicle-associated membrane protein 2 isoform X3, which produces MGKKDKNKEQADAAAAGDAPPTDGPPAGEGGDGEIVGGPRNPQQIAAQKRLQQTQAQVDEVVDIMRTNVEKVLERDAKLSELDDRADALQQGASQFEQQAGKLKRKFWLQNLKMMIIMGVIGLVIVGIIANKLGFIGGEPEQPPYYQQYPYRPPPPAQGPQPAAEQPALVDNGPGAGAGAVSGAGEAAKAEHGGV; this is translated from the exons ATGGGCAAGAAAGACAAGAATAAGGAACA GGCGGATGCTGCAGCAGCTGGCGATGCACCACCAACCGATGGCCCACCAGCCGGCGAGGGTGGCGATGGTGAGATTGTGGGCGGACCACGCAATCCGCAACAAATTGCGGCACAAAAGCGCTTGCAACAGACGCAGGCCCAAGTCGATGAG GTTGTTGACATTATGCGCACGAATGTCGAGAAGGTTCTGGAGCGAGATGCTAAACTCTCCGAGCTGGACGATCGTGCAGATGCCTTGCAACAGGGTGCCTCGCAGTTTGAACAGCAGGCGGGAAAACTAAAACGAAAATTCTGGTTGCAGAACTTGAAG ATGATGATCATAATGGGCGTCATTGGACTGGTCATTGTTGGCATTATAGCAA ATAAACTTGGCTTCATTGGAGGCGAACCGGAACAGCCGCCATATTACCAACAGTATCCCTATCGTCCACCACCCCCGGCCCAAGGGCCACAACCCGCTGCAGAACAACCGGCCCTGGTGGACAACGGACCTGGAGCTGGGGCTGGGGCAGTTTCAGGGGCAGGGGAAGCGGCCAAAGCGGAGCATGGTGGCGTATAA
- the LOC117786768 gene encoding protein brother — protein MHHHQNLGDAAALAGMMPPYETMAMYEPPKPRFIFKMPRVVPDQKSKFETDELFRRLSRESEVRYTGYRERAIDERRRIFITDCRKGYAELSFVASGTNLHLYFNANRNPYAQEQECDFEKERSKVHLRSSFILNGVCVRFRGWVDLERLDGVACLEYDEGRAQLEDAQLCEQIESHNQRMAESKRIYAHTPPQDAVRRTGPAHGPGMGMGTGSAAGPPMGW, from the coding sequence ATGCATCATCATCAAAATCTTGGAGATGCGGCTGCCTTGGCAGGCATGATGCCGCCCTACGAAACGATGGCAATGTATGAGCCACCAAAACCACGATTCATCTTTAAAATGCCACGTGTTGTGCCGGATCAAAAGTCCAAGTTCGAGACGGATGAACTCTTCCGACGCCTGAGCCGGGAGAGCGAGGTGCGCTACACCGGCTACAGAGAACGGGCTATAGATGAGAGACGCAGAATTTTTATCACAGATTGTCGCAAAGGTTATGCGGAACTCTCGTTTGTTGCCTCGGGCACCAATCTGCATCTGTACTTCAATGCCAATCGTAATCCCTATGCCCAGGAGCAGGAGTGTGACTTTGAGAAGGAGCGCAGCAAAGTTCATTTGCGCTCCAGCTTCATTTTGAATGGCGTCTGTGTGCGTTTCCGTGGTTGGGTGGATTTGGAGCGCTTGGATGGCGTCGCCTGCTTGGAGTACGATGAGGGACGTGCCCAGTTGGAGGATGCCCAGTTGTGCGAACAAATTGAGAGCCATAATCAACGCATGGCCGAATCGAAACGCATCTATGCGCATACGCCTCCACAGGATGCAGTGCGTCGAACTGGACCAGCACATGGACcaggaatgggaatgggaacggGTTCAGCTGCGGGACCGCCAATGGGCTggtga
- the LOC117787783 gene encoding synaptobrevin isoform X1, giving the protein MGKKDKNKEQADAAAAGDAPPTDGPPAGEGGDGEIVGGPRNPQQIAAQKRLQQTQAQVDEVVDIMRTNVEKVLERDAKLSELDDRADALQQGASQFEQQAGKLKRKFWLQNLKMMIIMGVIGLVIVGIIAKPFMSDDAGDTPSPALQQVHAPASAPASAPVSVTAPASAPQQQQQQPPPLPPSQHTNQIKSEPPTTLEKTPLAEKLTDDPPSPKDDVATGQ; this is encoded by the exons ATGGGCAAGAAAGACAAGAATAAGGAACA GGCGGATGCTGCAGCAGCTGGCGATGCACCACCAACCGATGGCCCACCAGCCGGCGAGGGTGGCGATGGTGAGATTGTGGGCGGACCACGCAATCCGCAACAAATTGCGGCACAAAAGCGCTTGCAACAGACGCAGGCCCAAGTCGATGAG GTTGTTGACATTATGCGCACGAATGTCGAGAAGGTTCTGGAGCGAGATGCTAAACTCTCCGAGCTGGACGATCGTGCAGATGCCTTGCAACAGGGTGCCTCGCAGTTTGAACAGCAGGCGGGAAAACTAAAACGAAAATTCTGGTTGCAGAACTTGAAG ATGATGATCATAATGGGCGTCATTGGACTGGTCATTGTTGGCATTATAGCAA AACCTTTCATGTCGGATGATGCTGGTGATACTCCATCTCCTGCTTTGCAGCAGGTTCATGCACCTGCATCCGCACCTGCATCTGCACCAGTATCAGTAACAGCACCAGCATcagcaccacaacaacaacaacaacaaccaccaccacTACCACCATCACAAcacacaaatcaaatcaaatccgAACCACCAACGACACTCGAGAAAACTCCATTGGCTGAGAAATTGACCGATGACCCACCGAGTCCCAAGGATGACGTGGCGACAGGACAATAA
- the LOC117787780 gene encoding methyltransferase-like protein isoform X1, producing the protein MMLVTMRSALSSAHVYSRMTPTFLSTTLGKYLQRNLASKTWEHTRQRKKPSGAGGRILSDAREVFEFNAWDHVEWDTEQEQAAQAAVEKNSTLKMSDDQRERFQTDAPKFWDSFYGIHDNRFFKDRHWLFTEFPELAPLQANEQSQPRSIFELGCGVGNTILPILQYSTETQLRIYGCDFSERAIEILRNQQQFDAKRCEVFVMDATQEQWQVPFEENSQDIIVMIFVLSAIEPAKMQQVLENCYRYLKPGGLLVFRDYGRYDLAQLRFKSGKCLEDNFYVRGDGTMVYFFTEQELRDMFQKAGLQEEQLIVDRRLQVNRGRCLKMYRVWIQTKFRKPL; encoded by the exons ATGATGCTGGTGACAATGAGAAGCGCCCTCAGTTCGGCACACGTTTACTCAAGGATGACGCCGACGTTTTTAAGCACAACGCTTGGTAAATATCTGCAACGGAATTTGGCCAGCAAAACTTGGGAACACACTCGCCAGCGCAAGAAACCAAGTGGAGCTGGTGGACGGATACTCAGCGATGCGCGGGAGGTGTTTGAGTTTAATGCATG GGACCACGTGGAATGGGATACGGAGCAGGAGCAGGCGGCACAAGCAGCTGTTGAAAAGAATTCGACGCTGAAAATGAGCGACGATCAGCGGGAACGTTTCCAAACGGATGCGCCCAAGTTCTGGGATTCGTTTTATGGCATACACGACAACCGATTCTTCAAGGATCGCCACTGGCTGTTCACAGAGTTCCCCGAGCTAGCACCCCTGCAAGCCAACGAACAGTCACAGCCCCGGAGCATATTCGAATTGGGCTGCGGCGTTGGTAATACCATACTGCCCATACTTCAGTACAGCACAGAGACGCAGCTGCGGATCTATGGATGTGACTTCTCAGAGCGAGCAATTGAAATCCTGCGCAATCAGCAACAGTTCGATGCCAAACGCTGTGAGGTGTTTGTAATGGATGCCACACAGGAGCAGTGGCAGGTGCCCTTTGAGGAGAACTCCCAGGACATCATTGTGATGATCTTTGTGCTGTCGGCCATTGAGCCCGCCAAGATGCAGCAGGTGTTGGAGAACTGCTATCGTTATCTGAAGCCAGGTGGTCTTCTGGTCTTTAGGGACTACGGTCGCTATGACCTGGCGCAGTTGCGCTTCAAGAGCGGCAAGTGCCTGGAGGATAATTTCTACGTTCGTGGCGATGGCACCATGGTTTACTTCTTCACCGAGCAGGAGCTGCGGGACATGTTCCAGAAGGCGGGCTTGCAGGAGGAGCAGCTAATTGTGGATCGACGATTACAGGTCAATCGTGGACGATGTCTTAAAATGTACCGTGTATGGATACAGACGAAATTCCGTAAACCTCTTTAA
- the LOC117787784 gene encoding protein big brother, with amino-acid sequence MMNEAAALANMIPYDTIGLYEQPKPRFIFKMPRVVPDQKSKFESDELFRRLSRESEIRYTGYRERSIEERQVRFMNGCREGHTETSFVASGTNLQLVFNANQNPYVHDKECDFDKEHGKVHIKSYFIMNGVCVRFRGWLDLERLDGVGCLEYDERRATHEDLILRDQIDRYNQRLREFEDTKRAYRDNRQDEMEAVRRGVASGGIGVGASMWRR; translated from the coding sequence ATGATGAACGAGGCAGCAGCACTGGCCAACATGATACCCTACGACACAATTGGACTCTACGAGCAACCGAAGCCCCGTTTCATCTTTAAGATGCCTCGAGTGGTGCCCGATCAGAAGTCCAAGTTCGAGAGTGACGAGCTCTTCCGTCGCCTAAGTCGCGAGAGTGAGATACGCTACACGGGCTATCGGGAGCGGAGCATTGAGGAGCGTCAGGTGCGCTTCATGAACGGATGTCGCGAGGGACACACGGAGACGAGTTTTGTGGCATCGGGAACGAATCTGCAGCTGGTGTTCAATGCCAATCAGAATCCCTATGTGCACGACAAGGAGTGTGATTTTGACAAGGAGCACGGCAAGGTGCACATCAAGTCCTATTTCATTATGAACGGCGTCTGTGTGCGTTTCCGTGGCTGGTTGGATCTGGAGCGTTTGGATGGCGTTGGTTGCTTGGAATACGACGAACGACGAGCCACGCATGAGGATTTGATACTACGTGATCAGATTGATCGCTATAATCAGCGGCTGCGCGAGTTTGAGGACACCAAGCGCGCCTACCGCGACAATCGCCAGGATGAGATGGAGGCGGTGCGTCGGGGAGTCGCCTCCGGCGGCATTGGTGTGGGCGCCAGTATGTGGCGACGTTAG